A stretch of Paenibacillus sp. URB8-2 DNA encodes these proteins:
- a CDS encoding sensor histidine kinase, with protein MFRKSLRAQIIAIFVVIVFISLFIAFAISRLFSMKEVAVEQPFLKIAEDAASLWKITAPEYRDRLPDILSHYHVQAGVVEERGNLPFSLSAEEASPLFEKGLTKPVFLNTKEGPVRFIGVPDIDGAGHSMILKVDFSRFLESILRVLLIGLISVLLVGILLILLTSRYLVGPVSRLTGAAREMAKGNLAFRLAHRRKDEIGTLMDSFNHMASELQNIDKIREDFVINVSHEIQSPLTSIRGFTRAMRDGVIPAEQQKEHLDIIYEETLRLSRLSENLLRLASLDSEHHPFHPVTYRLDEQLRRVILVSEPLWTEKKLDVELDLQICSVTADRDLLEQVWQNLIANAIKYSDVNSRIEVLMDKAPGSVDIHIKNTGKGIPERDLPFIFERFYRVDKARTRSKGGNGLGLSIVKKIIGLHGYKIEVKSEEGKETCFTVSIPL; from the coding sequence ATGTTTAGAAAAAGCCTGCGGGCCCAAATCATTGCCATTTTTGTTGTCATCGTGTTCATCAGCCTGTTTATTGCGTTCGCGATCAGCCGGTTGTTTTCAATGAAAGAAGTGGCTGTTGAACAACCTTTCCTGAAGATAGCGGAGGATGCCGCTTCTCTCTGGAAGATAACCGCGCCGGAATACCGCGACCGGTTGCCGGATATTTTATCCCATTATCACGTGCAGGCTGGGGTCGTGGAGGAACGCGGCAATCTTCCCTTTTCATTGAGCGCCGAGGAGGCGTCTCCGCTTTTTGAAAAGGGATTGACGAAGCCTGTATTTTTGAATACGAAGGAAGGTCCGGTCCGTTTTATCGGTGTGCCGGATATCGATGGAGCCGGACATTCCATGATTCTTAAGGTGGACTTCAGCCGCTTTTTGGAGAGTATTCTTAGAGTATTGCTCATTGGTCTTATCAGTGTGCTGCTTGTTGGGATTTTGCTTATTTTGTTGACCTCGCGTTACTTGGTTGGACCAGTAAGCCGGTTGACGGGCGCGGCGCGGGAGATGGCCAAAGGAAACTTGGCCTTTCGTCTTGCGCACCGAAGGAAGGACGAGATCGGAACGTTGATGGACAGCTTTAATCATATGGCGAGCGAGCTTCAGAATATCGATAAAATACGTGAAGATTTCGTCATCAACGTATCCCATGAAATCCAGAGTCCCCTGACTTCGATCCGGGGATTTACTCGGGCGATGAGAGACGGGGTCATTCCGGCGGAACAGCAAAAAGAGCATCTGGATATTATTTATGAGGAGACTCTCCGCCTTTCAAGATTAAGCGAGAATCTGCTCCGTCTTGCTTCACTGGATTCGGAGCATCATCCCTTTCATCCTGTAACCTATCGATTGGACGAACAACTGCGCAGAGTTATTCTGGTGTCTGAGCCTTTATGGACTGAGAAGAAACTCGATGTGGAGCTGGATTTGCAGATTTGCAGTGTCACAGCGGACCGGGATTTACTTGAACAGGTATGGCAAAATCTGATTGCGAACGCGATTAAATACTCGGATGTGAACAGCCGGATTGAAGTACTGATGGATAAGGCTCCCGGGAGTGTCGATATTCATATTAAAAATACAGGCAAGGGAATCCCGGAGCGGGATCTTCCCTTTATATTTGAAAGATTTTATAGAGTGGATAAAGCCAGAACCCGTTCAAAGGGCGGAAATGGATTGGGTCTGTCCATTGTGAAGAAAATCATTGGACTTCATGGTTATAAAATAGAGGTCAAAAGTGAAGAAGGGAAGGAAACCTGTTTTACGGTTTCGATCCCTTTGTAG
- a CDS encoding response regulator transcription factor, with protein sequence MNKILVVDDEPHIRKLIRLYLENSSFDVIEAEDGQEALDYVAHTKVDLMVVDVMMPNIDGIELTEAIRGYLDIPILIVSAKGESMDKVRGFTAGTDDYLVKPFDPVELVLRVKSLLKRYNMTATKVIQLDAITIDLEFLTVASEANTVQLKKKECELLFMLASSPGRIFTRTQLIESLWGMDYEGDERTVDVHIKRLRQQMEPFPSVLITTVRGLGYRMEPMEHV encoded by the coding sequence ATGAATAAGATTTTGGTTGTAGATGATGAACCCCATATCCGTAAATTAATTAGGCTCTATTTGGAAAACAGCTCTTTCGATGTGATCGAGGCGGAGGACGGGCAGGAAGCGCTGGATTATGTGGCCCATACCAAAGTCGATTTAATGGTTGTAGACGTAATGATGCCTAATATTGACGGAATAGAGTTAACCGAAGCTATACGCGGCTACTTGGATATTCCGATTTTGATCGTATCGGCGAAGGGCGAATCGATGGATAAAGTCAGAGGATTCACAGCGGGGACGGATGATTATCTGGTCAAGCCTTTTGATCCGGTTGAGCTGGTTCTGCGCGTGAAATCTCTTCTGAAACGGTACAACATGACCGCAACCAAGGTTATTCAGCTGGATGCAATCACGATTGACCTTGAATTCTTAACGGTTGCTTCGGAGGCGAACACGGTACAGCTGAAAAAGAAAGAATGCGAGCTGTTATTTATGCTGGCAAGCTCACCTGGCCGCATATTTACACGGACACAACTAATCGAAAGTTTATGGGGGATGGATTACGAAGGGGATGAGCGAACGGTTGATGTCCATATCAAACGTCTACGCCAGCAAATGGAGCCATTCCCTTCCGTGCTCATAACGACGGTTAGAGGACTCGGATACCGAATGGAGCCTATGGAGCATGTTTAG
- a CDS encoding ribonucleoside-diphosphate reductase subunit alpha: MPQLVVKPDNRQLAFDEIRLSVYADRVLNGLDNLSKESLLRGVNAKLRRDEVSGEEISSAFTMSALELVSKEEPDWKFAAARSLLTSLYKKAAVNRRYKAYPDEPYGALYPLIEGLVKKGVYREELLTAYTKEQIEELGTCIDPSRDLLFDYIGLLTLSDRYLARDFDGRVMELPQERYMIIAMYLMHQEPAEKRLELAKEAYWAMSNIYMTAATPTMSNAGKKVAGQLSSCFIDTVDDSLEGIFDSNTDVARLSKMGGGIGVYLGKVRARGSDIRGHKNTSSGVIPWIRQLNNTAVSVDQLGTRKGAIAVYLDVFHKDILAFLDLKLNNGDERMRAHDVFHGVCLPDLFMETMEAREQWNLFCPHEVKKVMGWKDGNGRALGLEDFYDEEFGQGTFREKYAEASAHPELTRITVPAIDIMKRIMKSQLETGTPYMFYRDTVNRANPNRHKGMVFSSNLCTEIMQNQSPTVVEHEELVTKDGQTRIVISKIPGDFVVCNLNSIHLARAVPAGVLERLIPIQVRMLDNVIDINNIEVLQAQYTNSQYRAVGLGTFGLHHLLALEGIRWESEEAVEYNDHLYEHINYLLVRSSMELAREKGRYPKFAGSDWETGAYFELRGYISGEREGKFVTAEQWRALKEEVARDGVRNAWMFAIAPNGSTSIIAGSTASIDPLYDLLSYEEKTTYKIANPAPDLSEKTIWYYKTAFLIDQNWSIRMASARQRHVDQGQSFNLYVRPDIKATEFLDLHLNAWKGGLKSTYYVRSRALTIEECESCAS, translated from the coding sequence ATGCCTCAACTCGTAGTAAAACCCGACAACCGCCAGCTTGCCTTTGATGAAATACGTCTTTCCGTTTATGCCGACCGGGTCTTAAACGGCCTGGACAACCTGAGCAAGGAGAGTCTGCTGCGCGGCGTGAATGCCAAGCTGCGCCGGGACGAGGTCAGCGGCGAGGAGATCAGCAGCGCTTTTACGATGAGCGCTCTGGAGCTGGTGTCCAAGGAAGAACCGGATTGGAAATTTGCTGCCGCCCGCTCCCTGCTGACCTCCCTTTACAAAAAGGCGGCGGTAAACCGCCGATACAAAGCATACCCGGACGAGCCATACGGCGCGTTGTATCCGCTGATTGAGGGTCTCGTCAAAAAAGGCGTGTACCGCGAGGAACTGCTGACCGCCTATACGAAAGAGCAGATCGAGGAGCTGGGAACCTGCATCGACCCTTCGCGCGACCTGCTGTTCGATTACATCGGGCTGCTGACGCTGTCCGACCGGTACCTGGCCCGCGATTTTGACGGGCGCGTGATGGAGCTTCCGCAGGAGCGCTACATGATCATCGCCATGTACCTGATGCATCAAGAGCCTGCGGAGAAGCGCCTGGAGCTCGCGAAGGAAGCCTACTGGGCAATGAGCAACATCTATATGACGGCCGCCACCCCGACGATGTCCAACGCGGGAAAAAAAGTCGCGGGCCAGCTGTCCAGCTGCTTCATCGACACCGTCGACGACTCGCTGGAAGGCATCTTTGATTCCAATACGGACGTTGCCCGTCTGAGCAAAATGGGCGGCGGCATCGGCGTCTACCTTGGCAAGGTGCGCGCCCGCGGCTCGGACATCCGCGGCCACAAGAACACAAGCTCCGGCGTCATCCCGTGGATTCGCCAACTGAACAATACCGCCGTCAGCGTCGATCAGCTCGGCACCCGCAAGGGCGCAATCGCCGTTTATCTCGACGTATTTCACAAGGACATCCTCGCCTTCCTGGATCTCAAGCTCAACAACGGCGACGAGCGCATGCGCGCCCATGACGTCTTCCACGGCGTCTGCCTGCCGGACCTGTTCATGGAAACCATGGAAGCACGGGAGCAGTGGAATCTGTTCTGCCCGCATGAAGTGAAGAAGGTGATGGGCTGGAAGGACGGGAACGGCCGCGCCCTTGGCCTTGAAGACTTCTACGACGAGGAGTTCGGGCAAGGGACCTTCCGTGAGAAATATGCCGAAGCGTCCGCCCATCCGGAGCTGACCCGCATCACCGTTCCGGCCATCGACATTATGAAGCGAATTATGAAATCGCAGCTTGAGACCGGAACGCCGTACATGTTCTACCGCGACACCGTTAACCGCGCGAATCCGAACCGTCATAAGGGCATGGTCTTCTCGTCCAACCTGTGCACGGAAATTATGCAAAATCAATCCCCGACTGTAGTCGAGCACGAGGAGCTTGTGACGAAGGACGGCCAGACCCGGATCGTCATTTCCAAAATCCCCGGCGACTTCGTAGTCTGCAACCTGAACTCGATCCATCTCGCCCGGGCCGTTCCGGCTGGAGTGCTGGAGCGCCTTATTCCGATTCAGGTTCGCATGCTGGACAACGTCATCGACATTAACAATATCGAAGTGCTTCAGGCGCAGTATACGAACAGCCAGTACCGCGCCGTCGGCCTCGGCACCTTCGGCCTGCATCATCTGCTCGCGCTGGAAGGTATCCGCTGGGAGTCCGAGGAAGCCGTGGAGTACAACGACCATCTGTACGAGCATATCAACTATCTGCTCGTCCGCTCCAGCATGGAGCTGGCCCGCGAGAAGGGGCGCTATCCGAAGTTCGCCGGCTCCGACTGGGAGACGGGCGCGTACTTCGAATTACGCGGCTACATCAGCGGCGAGCGCGAAGGCAAATTCGTCACGGCCGAGCAGTGGCGCGCTCTGAAAGAAGAGGTCGCGAGGGACGGCGTCCGCAATGCCTGGATGTTCGCGATCGCGCCGAACGGCTCGACGTCGATCATCGCCGGCTCGACGGCCAGCATCGACCCGCTCTATGACCTTCTCTCCTACGAGGAGAAGACGACATACAAAATCGCCAACCCGGCGCCCGACCTGTCCGAGAAGACGATCTGGTACTACAAAACGGCGTTCCTGATCGATCAGAACTGGTCGATCCGCATGGCCTCGGCCCGCCAGCGCCATGTCGACCAGGGCCAAAGCTTCAACCTGTACGTGCGTCCGGACATTAAGGCGACCGAGTTCCTGGATCTGCATCTGAACGCCTGGAAGGGCGGTCTGAAATCGACCTATTACGTGCGCAGCCGGGCATTGACGATAGAGGAGTGCGAGTCCTGCGCGAGTTGA
- a CDS encoding methyl-accepting chemotaxis protein: MSSWVGARKARNIWRFFGLQPGIALLNRLSFLGKFTLIGIAVLVPVLVLAGQSAVESRSSVAVTKVQIEGLKAVEISGGLLRLLERHSILQAGTYAGIPDNGELKKVEAEIDRTIESFKANLAAFPTDASFQEKWNAYLDQWNTLKTEGLNLRRLESLDVHTQLLTQTVDLIDLLGLKSELLLESDPGLFLIKEETLRKFPSFLLQLGLFQVDTLTAATQTTIDDVVKNTIAADWDSVQNGWKSIYSPSAGPAGQDTSLKAVRAADAGTQENVALALDKVESGVLLPLKVAMNQGEWLELSENALDSSFAQWNERIHWVNDRLERQVQDGNRQVFWTQLIGGGAILLSLYLFTALYRSITRVVTEIRQTASRMAGGDLSARFHVDTKDELKVIADSFNHIAESFKSVLTEIGQSSSQLASSAEQLSSSAKQTSKASGHIAGITEKIADGAGLQVLKVEESVHTIHEVAAQIQEISERAISVAETTTTASIKSSKGGDAVRTVTEQMKSINGSVDRVGKVIVRLSSISQEVGKMNEVITQLSQQTHLLSLNAAIEAARAGEHGRGFSVVAEEVKNLAEQSSRSAEQIAGLIQTIRSDIGHAAHSMQEATKEVDLGMELVHTAGSLFTEIEHYVDEVKSQVEEVSAATQQISAGTGYVVQAIQGISDVAHTTAAGTQDVSAAAEQQLASMEEMSSSFHAVTHMAEGMQVLVNRFRV; encoded by the coding sequence ATGAGTTCATGGGTTGGTGCACGTAAAGCGAGGAACATATGGAGATTTTTTGGACTGCAGCCGGGAATCGCTTTGTTGAACAGGTTGTCTTTTCTCGGAAAGTTCACGCTGATCGGGATAGCGGTGCTGGTTCCTGTGCTTGTATTGGCCGGGCAATCCGCGGTAGAATCCCGAAGCTCGGTCGCGGTCACGAAGGTCCAGATTGAAGGGCTGAAGGCTGTTGAGATATCGGGCGGACTTTTGAGACTCCTGGAGAGGCATTCAATTTTGCAGGCGGGCACCTATGCAGGGATACCGGATAACGGAGAGCTAAAGAAGGTCGAAGCCGAGATTGACCGAACCATAGAATCCTTTAAGGCCAACCTGGCCGCATTCCCAACCGATGCTTCATTTCAGGAGAAATGGAATGCTTATCTGGACCAATGGAATACGCTCAAAACAGAAGGGCTCAACCTAAGACGCCTGGAAAGCCTCGATGTACATACGCAGCTGTTGACTCAGACGGTCGATCTGATAGACCTTCTGGGGCTGAAGTCGGAACTCTTGCTGGAGTCCGATCCGGGACTGTTCCTGATTAAAGAGGAGACACTCCGCAAGTTCCCTTCGTTCCTGCTCCAGCTCGGATTGTTTCAGGTGGATACGCTGACTGCGGCAACGCAGACCACAATCGACGATGTCGTCAAGAACACGATAGCCGCCGACTGGGATTCCGTGCAGAATGGATGGAAGAGTATTTATTCGCCGTCTGCGGGCCCAGCCGGGCAGGACACTTCGCTCAAGGCGGTGAGAGCCGCGGATGCGGGAACGCAGGAGAATGTTGCGCTTGCGCTCGATAAAGTGGAATCCGGCGTGCTGCTGCCGCTCAAGGTAGCGATGAATCAGGGAGAATGGCTGGAGCTGTCGGAGAATGCGCTGGACAGTTCTTTTGCGCAGTGGAATGAACGAATTCACTGGGTCAACGATAGATTGGAACGGCAGGTCCAGGATGGCAACCGGCAGGTCTTCTGGACTCAACTGATCGGAGGAGGGGCGATTCTGCTCTCTCTGTATTTATTCACGGCGCTTTACCGGTCGATTACCCGTGTAGTGACCGAGATTAGGCAGACAGCCTCCCGGATGGCCGGCGGGGATTTATCCGCCCGGTTTCACGTTGACACCAAAGATGAGCTAAAGGTTATAGCCGACAGCTTTAATCATATTGCCGAGTCGTTCAAGTCCGTTCTAACCGAAATCGGCCAGTCTTCGAGTCAATTGGCCTCCTCTGCCGAACAGTTGTCCTCCAGCGCCAAGCAAACCTCCAAAGCGTCCGGGCATATCGCGGGGATTACCGAGAAAATCGCCGACGGCGCCGGTCTCCAGGTGCTTAAGGTGGAAGAAAGCGTACATACCATTCATGAGGTCGCTGCACAAATTCAGGAAATCTCCGAGCGCGCAATATCGGTTGCGGAAACGACAACCACCGCCTCCATCAAATCGTCCAAAGGGGGAGATGCGGTTCGTACCGTCACTGAGCAGATGAAATCCATCAATGGCTCTGTCGACAGAGTAGGAAAGGTAATTGTCCGGCTGTCATCCATTTCTCAGGAAGTTGGAAAAATGAATGAGGTCATTACGCAATTGTCGCAGCAGACCCATCTATTATCGCTGAACGCCGCCATTGAAGCGGCCAGAGCCGGAGAGCACGGACGCGGCTTCTCGGTAGTCGCCGAGGAGGTGAAGAATCTGGCCGAGCAGTCGTCCCGGTCCGCCGAGCAGATCGCCGGCCTCATTCAGACCATTCGCTCCGATATCGGTCATGCGGCGCATTCTATGCAGGAGGCAACGAAGGAAGTGGATCTTGGCATGGAGCTTGTCCATACGGCGGGCAGCTTATTCACCGAGATCGAACATTATGTCGATGAGGTGAAGAGTCAGGTCGAGGAAGTATCAGCGGCCACTCAGCAAATCTCAGCCGGTACAGGGTATGTCGTGCAGGCCATTCAAGGCATCTCCGACGTAGCGCATACCACGGCCGCCGGAACCCAGGATGTCTCCGCCGCGGCCGAGCAGCAGCTGGCTTCAATGGAAGAGATGTCTTCCTCCTTCCATGCGGTAACTCATATGGCGGAAGGGATGCAGGTGCTTGTAAATCGCTTCCGGGTGTAG
- a CDS encoding ribonucleotide-diphosphate reductase subunit beta: MQLQNIFNTEAPNQSTRIIEGECSGILNWNDIRMPHMYKLYKVLLLNHWIADEIPMSKDAQQFPLLEAEEQRVFKINISLLAVLDSMQTMFVGDVKRYFTDSSLEAISAIIGQQEVVHNQSYSYVLSSIVSDREQKEIFEYWKHDPVLLERNRFISEIYQEFRDNPSRQSFFQALVADLILEGIFFYSTFAFFYNLARDQKMMATSQMISYIQRDENQHCYFFAEVFKQLLADFPELDTKENMDYVYRTIDRAVELETNWAHYTLQEVRGIDLNELSDYIKFIANKRLTLMGLDKAYEGVDVNCMPWIKPFSDEALNATKTDFFEAKSRNYGKVGDDNGFDDL; the protein is encoded by the coding sequence ATGCAGCTGCAAAACATATTCAACACCGAAGCCCCAAACCAATCCACCCGCATTATTGAAGGCGAATGCTCCGGCATTCTGAACTGGAACGATATCCGCATGCCACATATGTACAAGCTGTACAAGGTGCTGCTGCTGAATCACTGGATCGCCGATGAAATTCCGATGTCCAAGGACGCCCAGCAGTTTCCGCTGCTGGAAGCGGAGGAGCAGCGCGTGTTCAAGATCAACATCTCCCTGCTCGCCGTGCTCGATTCGATGCAGACGATGTTCGTCGGCGACGTGAAGCGGTATTTTACCGACTCCTCCCTGGAAGCCATCTCGGCGATTATCGGGCAGCAGGAGGTCGTGCACAATCAGTCGTATTCCTACGTGCTCTCCTCGATCGTTTCCGACCGTGAGCAGAAGGAGATATTTGAATACTGGAAGCATGATCCCGTCCTGCTGGAACGCAACCGGTTCATCTCGGAGATTTACCAGGAGTTCCGCGACAACCCGTCGAGACAGAGCTTTTTCCAGGCGCTGGTGGCCGATCTCATTCTGGAGGGGATTTTCTTCTACAGCACCTTCGCCTTCTTCTACAACCTGGCCCGTGACCAGAAAATGATGGCGACCAGCCAGATGATCTCCTACATTCAGCGCGACGAGAACCAGCACTGCTATTTCTTCGCCGAAGTGTTCAAGCAGCTGCTGGCGGATTTCCCGGAGCTGGACACCAAGGAAAATATGGACTATGTGTACCGGACGATCGACCGGGCCGTAGAACTGGAAACGAACTGGGCGCACTACACGCTGCAAGAGGTTCGCGGCATCGACCTTAACGAACTGAGCGACTATATCAAATTTATCGCCAACAAGCGCCTCACCCTGATGGGGCTGGACAAAGCCTACGAGGGCGTTGACGTGAACTGCATGCCTTGGATCAAGCCCTTCTCCGATGAAGCGCTGAACGCGACGAAGACCGACTTCTTCGAGGCCAAATCCCGCAACTACGGCAAGGTCGGCGACGACAACGGGTTCGACGATCTGTAA
- the nrdG gene encoding anaerobic ribonucleoside-triphosphate reductase activating protein — protein sequence MNICGYYPESINEGDGLRAVVFVSGCRHRCPGCFNPETWNFGYGEPFTPGRRRQIIGDMAANPLLSGLTLAGGDPFFSAEEVAEFIGEVRGTLPEFPVWIYTGYTYEELAAMPGSPEWKLLSLCQVLIDGRFEEALKDTTLRFRGSSNQRIIDIQASLAGAEAVLWQPVML from the coding sequence ATGAATATTTGCGGCTACTACCCGGAGTCCATTAACGAAGGCGACGGTCTGCGGGCAGTTGTCTTCGTCAGCGGCTGCCGTCACCGCTGCCCCGGCTGCTTCAATCCCGAAACCTGGAATTTCGGGTATGGCGAACCTTTCACACCGGGACGCAGGCGGCAGATCATCGGCGACATGGCGGCCAACCCGCTGCTGAGCGGTCTGACGCTGGCGGGCGGCGACCCTTTTTTCTCCGCGGAGGAAGTTGCGGAATTCATTGGCGAGGTGCGCGGAACACTGCCGGAGTTCCCGGTCTGGATCTACACCGGCTACACTTACGAAGAGCTGGCGGCCATGCCGGGATCACCCGAATGGAAGCTGCTGTCGCTGTGCCAGGTGCTGATTGACGGGCGATTCGAGGAAGCCCTGAAGGACACCACCCTCCGGTTCCGAGGCAGCTCCAACCAGCGGATTATCGATATTCAGGCCAGCCTTGCCGGCGCGGAGGCCGTGCTGTGGCAGCCGGTAATGCTGTAA
- a CDS encoding ABC transporter ATP-binding protein/permease, with protein sequence MKLLEIKEVNKSYKLAGKEKIAVLSGVNLSFSSGEFVSILGESGSGKSTLMNIIGGMDSDYEGEVIVQGKSLRSMKEKEIDAYRKNKIGFIFQSFNLIPHLTVLENVTIAMQMMDKSEKERNRRALEILEEVGLKGHVKKRPNQLSGGQKQRVAIARALANDPDIILADEPTGALDQETSEQILDLLDSIAQKGVLIITVTHSQRVADFGSRIVRVEDGSIREDQALKERYNSEKKSVDKKGKSLSFLASFKLAIRNMQLKAKRNLLVALGASIGISSVLLMLSLGNGVTGYINDQINSSTNPLLIDVVKSAGGNVKAQGGPPAERLVGDLFTEEDVAKISGIKDVKSVEKATTIREKSNMVYGSKNYGLPALQTVTDSVTESNIEAGTLPSGNEVMLSTGFAQRLTNEQAYGSFIGKSVKLFVNEMSSSNQPVIVEKELTVSGIYKQADRGPVGGADAYVAYSTLEEAYNQQNISLNPLQINAYAADVNDVEHIKSDIESAGFVTSPTTKLMKQLTTYINLASWLLAAIAGISLLVSGIMILIVLYVSVVERTREIGILRAIGARKKDIQRIFFSESALIGLLSGGIAVVGSVLISFVLNMILNRAFGVELIQLTPQYMLFGIGISTLISVVAGLLPSSKAAKLDPMESLRYE encoded by the coding sequence ATGAAATTATTAGAGATCAAAGAAGTGAACAAATCTTACAAACTGGCGGGAAAAGAGAAAATAGCTGTTCTTAGCGGCGTTAATCTGAGTTTTAGCAGCGGTGAGTTCGTTTCCATTCTGGGAGAGTCGGGCTCGGGAAAGTCAACGCTCATGAATATTATCGGCGGCATGGATTCGGATTACGAAGGTGAAGTGATCGTACAGGGGAAATCGCTGAGATCCATGAAAGAGAAAGAAATCGATGCGTACCGAAAAAATAAAATCGGGTTTATTTTTCAGAGTTTCAACCTGATTCCCCATCTGACCGTGCTTGAAAATGTAACCATTGCGATGCAGATGATGGATAAAAGCGAGAAGGAAAGAAACCGGCGCGCGCTGGAAATTCTGGAGGAAGTGGGCTTGAAGGGGCATGTGAAGAAGCGGCCGAATCAGCTGTCCGGGGGGCAGAAGCAGCGTGTTGCCATTGCGCGGGCATTGGCGAACGATCCGGATATTATTTTGGCGGATGAACCGACAGGCGCGCTTGATCAAGAAACCAGTGAACAAATCCTAGACCTTCTTGATTCTATCGCGCAAAAGGGCGTTCTCATCATTACAGTGACGCATTCCCAAAGAGTGGCCGATTTCGGCAGCCGGATTGTGAGGGTAGAGGATGGGAGTATAAGGGAAGATCAGGCACTAAAAGAGCGTTATAATTCGGAAAAGAAATCGGTGGATAAAAAAGGGAAGAGTTTAAGCTTCCTGGCTTCTTTTAAACTGGCCATTCGAAATATGCAATTAAAAGCAAAAAGAAATCTGCTCGTCGCTTTGGGAGCGTCAATCGGTATATCCAGTGTCCTGTTGATGCTGTCGCTCGGGAATGGCGTAACCGGCTATATCAACGACCAAATCAATTCCAGTACGAATCCGCTTCTTATTGACGTGGTGAAGTCGGCAGGTGGGAACGTTAAGGCGCAGGGTGGCCCGCCCGCTGAGAGGTTGGTAGGAGATCTGTTTACCGAAGAAGATGTGGCGAAGATAAGCGGTATCAAAGATGTGAAGAGCGTGGAGAAAGCAACGACCATCAGAGAGAAATCCAACATGGTATATGGCAGTAAAAATTATGGGCTTCCGGCCTTGCAGACCGTTACGGATTCGGTTACGGAGAGCAATATCGAAGCGGGAACCCTTCCATCCGGGAATGAGGTAATGTTATCAACCGGTTTTGCACAGCGCTTAACCAATGAACAAGCATACGGCTCCTTCATAGGGAAATCCGTCAAATTATTTGTGAACGAAATGAGTTCAAGCAATCAGCCCGTTATTGTGGAAAAAGAACTTACCGTCTCGGGAATCTATAAGCAGGCGGACAGGGGGCCGGTTGGGGGAGCGGATGCTTATGTTGCTTACAGCACGCTTGAAGAAGCCTATAATCAGCAAAATATTAGTTTGAATCCGCTGCAGATTAATGCTTATGCCGCAGATGTGAATGACGTGGAACATATCAAATCGGATATCGAGAGCGCCGGATTTGTGACTTCTCCCACCACCAAACTTATGAAGCAGCTGACAACCTATATCAATCTGGCCTCGTGGCTGCTCGCCGCCATTGCCGGAATTTCCTTGCTGGTTTCCGGTATAATGATCCTGATCGTTCTGTATGTAAGCGTAGTGGAGCGTACAAGGGAGATTGGTATTTTACGGGCAATCGGCGCACGAAAGAAAGACATTCAGCGTATTTTCTTTTCTGAATCGGCCCTGATTGGCTTGTTGAGCGGCGGAATTGCCGTTGTGGGATCGGTGCTGATCAGCTTTGTGCTCAATATGATCCTTAACCGTGCATTTGGTGTCGAGTTGATTCAATTGACTCCGCAGTATATGCTTTTTGGAATAGGAATCAGCACCCTGATCAGTGTCGTGGCGGGACTGCTCCCGTCATCCAAAGCGGCCAAACTGGACCCTATGGAATCGCTGCGCTACGAATAG